The stretch of DNA ttcaaaaaggGAAGGATTGAACGTACAATTTCCCAATCTTCACATGTAGGGACACCTTTCTCCTTTGTTAACTCATCAACATATTGATGATCTTTCGTCTCAAGTTTTTCAAACGTCTTCTGATGTTTCAATGCATCCTCtaacattaaatatattgtGTTCCATCTTGTTTCAAAATCTAGACAAACAAAACCTTTACATTCGATGTTTTGCTGCTCAACACAAGCCTTAAATCTAGAAAATCTCAAAGGAGAAGATCTTATGTACCACACGGCGGCCCGAATTCTCATAATAGAATCACCAATCTCCTCTAATACTTCCTCCacaatcaaattcaaaacatgCGGACAGCAATGCATATGAATGAAATCTCCATTTAAAACTAAACTATTCCAAGACACAAGCTTGTTTTTCAGATGTAGAATCTCGACATCACTAAATGAGGCATTGTCGACTGTCAAACTAAGCACACGATTTAGTCCCCATCCATTCAAGCACTGCTCCATAGTCTTAGCCATAGTCTCTCCTGAGTGGCTAGTTACTtgagaaaaatttaaaactttcttGTGCATCTTCCATTCATTGTCAATGAAATGGACTGTCAAACACATGTAACATAAATTTTGGGAAGAAGTCCACGTGTCAATGGTGAGGCAGACTCTCTGACACTGTTGAGAAAGAAACTTCTTCAACCTTGTCTTTTCTGTTTCCCATAGACTCAAAACATCATGAGTTAGTGCTATGCTTGAGGGGACCTTAAATCCTTGTTGAACAACACTCATAAAATTGTGAAAAGCTGCATGATCCACGCGTTCAAAAGGAATCTCCAGAGCTACGAACATCTTAACCATTTCATTATGGATTGCTTCGCTGTCAAACTTGGGTGTTGTGGGAGAAGTACAAATATGTCCCTCCAAATTTTCCGTTGAGGACGAAACTGATTTCTGCCTCTTGTTCACATCTTTCTTTGGATTATCCTTGCATCTTGTATAATGAGCACGCATGGCGCTTGTTCCTTTATCATACTTGATCAAGGAACCACAATAATTGCATTTAGCTTTCTTTGTTGAGTCTGGCTCTGCAGTAAAGTGATTCCAAGCATCAGACCGATTCCTACGCGATCTAGTGCGAAGCGGCAACACATTGGTAGTGTTAGAGATAGCAGGTGGAGGAGTAGAAACCATATGTTCTGCTGTCTCAGAGGCTAAAACGTCATCACCCATGTGGACAATGTTTTTGTTCTGCATTAGAAATTAGTAGATCAAACCAATTAGTCCCAATATAATTGTTACACACTATGAGTGTATGACACACGACCTCAATATATTTGGTATAAGTTAGTACTTAAATCTTATCTCAATTAAAACagaactttttatttatttagttaagtTAGTACTTCAATCTTATCTCGTTTACAGGACGAAATTACGGCAACATTTTCACAGATCTCCAAGTACACTACTCAAACATGGTGACATCCAGAGACGGACACAGGGGATGGCAGGCATGGGCCTTGGCCCCTCTCCTTTCATCAACTACTACTGTATAAAATAATAGAGAGAAGAAAAccatatatttatattgaaagAAGGAAACAGGAAAATATATTAAGAGGTAGAAGTCACTGAACTAAGCTAAAGTAACAatcccaaaaattaaaaaaaggcaATTGCGTACGTATTCAGTTTCATTcatatttagattttatttcAGTTTTCATAGTACTGATTGGAGTAGCAAATGAATgacaataacaaatattaaaatatttggttttgttactatttgattttataaatatttttttagatttaaggaTTAGAAGATAATGATGATGATTAtgataataatagaaaaaaaatcctTTATCAATTTCAACTTTAATTTTCTAAGCTTAAATGTCTTTTCTACTTTGGAATAAGGTACCATCTCccaccttaattttttttattaaaacaatcaattttaatttttagattataCAATTTTGACtattatttgatattaaaataaattataaaagatttCGGCCCCCGGTCTATTATATTTCTGGATCCATCCCTGGTGACATCCACCACAATCAAGAGAGGTGTTTCTAAGAGAAAACTTACAACTTGCTTGGTTTCAAAGGTTAAGTACAAGGAGATATTTATAGGTACAATAAGAGAACTCTAGACCTACTTCTAAGACCTTCTTAATAAATACATACTTCTAGATATTTTCTACACTTTTCTATATTTAATATAGTTCTAGATATTTCAATAGATATTATGACTTAACTAAATAATTCTAGATTAttctaaatttcaaattatactTAAGAGTATACACTCAAAGACAATAGGAAATGTAAAGAAATGAAATTACATCAAACACtacatataaattttaagaacTATCAATTAACTGGTAACTATTAaccaaataaagaaaaagagttGACCCAGTTAAGATTCAACAGTGCTCGATACCTTCAAAAAGTACACATGCTCTTTAATTGAatcttaaaaagaaacaaattcttCACTTGAATTTGACTTATGAACAAGTAAAACTTTTACCATATGAACTTGAATTTCCAGTTGatacaaatataataagaaTATAACATCTCGAAGGCATTTTATCAAACAGCAAGCACAATTACAATATTAATAAGATAGTCTAAACATCCAAGACAACGTAAGTTCCattatttccaaaatattaatacatcaTCTATTACGGTGATAAACCTTTCCATAGAACTATTTAGTAGAGGAGTAATTTAATAACAAAAAGAGAACATGATCACAACGAAATTGAGCAAAGCTCCATTTTAACAAAATTCAATTCAGCAACATTCTGAGAgtaaaacaattcaataattaCAGCCAAACAACAACAAACAGAAACACGTACTCAAACAACAAACTAGTCTACATCTAAGACTTAATACAAAAGCTTATAGCCATTCGATAAAAGTTCATAAAAGTTCAAGATTATGGATGCAAAACAACCATAAAATGCatgaacaaatgaaaatataaagagaGAATCGAACAGAATGAACGAAATACCTTAGTACTGTGCACGAATGAAATCGCGAGGAACCCGAGATCTTTTTATGACGCAACGAAACAGTGAGAGAATTAGGAATCTGAAAATGTGCGAATGAAATCACGAGCAACGAATCGGATTTTCTGAAGCAGATTCTACGACAAACCGAAGAAATTCGGGTCAAATTAGGGGATTAGGTTTAGGGTTCTTGGATTGTGTGATTGTGAAAGCGGGTATCCAATGTCCAAAACCGCATAGTGGGTACTCGAACTGCATGTATTCTGTTTCCACAATGGACCGGGTTTTACagtttttttaatcttattaatTATGTATACTAGCTTCCAAAGATtccgctttttttttttttttatcatctcaggtgtttttttttctcattatcaTGTTaagttgtatatttattttaaagagtaaaataaataaagtcaactattaattgtcaaattaataattattattttatgtatatatatatatgataaatcatagtaattataaattataatattaattattgatcactttaaataaatttaatctatacttttttagttttattttaatttttttatataaattgcaATTTAATAATTGTTTGGCCATTTTATATTTGTTGCTGTTATGTTTTTAGGCAGCAGTTTCTGCAATAATCAAATTTTGCACTTTAAGTTTTTGTGGATGGTTTAAATGCGAATATGAAGGATATATTTGTCACGATATAAAGCCAAACCAAAAAAATTGTATTCCttttaactaaattttaaagATGTTTGGCTCGTTTGTTTAATactttaaaaatgtaattttgattttatatttttaaaaataatttttatgaaaatttacttaaaaatagtttaaaaaaattagattcatttgttatcaattaaaaataatatttttttgacattcaataatttagataatttattattagagattttaacgtaataaaaattatattttctttaaaaaaatgcatcttttaaaaataattttaaaaagagcttatcaaaatatttttttattttaattattttttgaaatttcattagCTTTTCATTAAGACTACTAAAAAAGTCTTTTAGATCTATTAAGTcggtttatttattaaatataaataaatttatttattgctactattattattatgatattaagttttgttttttgtgttaaatcataaatttgctaatattttttggaatttaaACAAATTGATATGCATCAatgtttgatatatttaaaagtattattataaaatagaattaaaataaaatctaatattatgttatatattctAAAAGATCATGTTGAATTAAAATAGAACTTACACACATTAACATGTTAACTTGTTCATTTAGAGGTGAGTGGTTTACACTTTCGTACAAAAATCAACGTCATATCTATGAAATATGTCAATGgtgaaatttttataaataaaatctaactAATGAGTAATTCAAACGAAAGGTTATCTAACAATGTAAATGTAAATTGAAGTTGCAATATATGAGACTATCAactcatccaaaacataaagttcACATGCCTACAATTTGTCTCAATCAACCTCACAAAATATGGATCCTACACATGATGAGTAGTGTTAGAAAACATATCTGAATAACCAAAATCACACATTTGAGTAATAAAATCATGACACATTAAGattataatcataaaaataataaacatcatAAAAAGGTAAGTTAGTTATGGAGACTGTTCCAATGTTTGTTTATAGCATTTGAGTGTCATCAACAATCATGATTGACATGGATGACGAGGAATTTCAGGACATAAATGACTCATGATAAAATAACATATGATGTAATATTCCATAATTAAGAAACTATATAGAAGAAGATATACATGACAAAACTAGAAAGATCAAACCTCTAATAAAGGCATGACAAACTAGAAAGATCAAACCTCTAACAAAGGCAACAAATAGTGTTGGAGCTTGTCCGATATTCTTCTGCTAATAACTCATTAATTACCAAATCAACACTTGGAAAAGGAGTTCCATGCAAAATAGTTTCAATAAGCCCCGtaaaaaattgaaccaaacgTTCCTATTGTCTATAGTCACTGAAGTGATTTGATGACTTGCAATTTGTGAGAAagtaaaaatcaatattttatctCCCAAATTAatcatgaaaaaataaattttttaaattatcatattAATTTCTTTAAGAGTCCGAATTTCAATCTCTAACTGATAccattttacaaaattatattaaacataaaaatattttcaatgaaTCAAAAAATTCTTAGTTGAATCATATTTTGCAAGTtgtatacatatcaattaagaaacaaaattattGATCTAAGTTAGGATCTTCGAATTATTAACATTTCATGTTTCCAAATTTTTTCGTATTTCACATCATTTTTATTTGTGGGCTTATTAGATGTCTCATCAATATAACTCCACATCCTATttcctttcaattttttttctaacatAGCTCTAAATAGAGTCATTTTTATATGTTGAGTTGGACATTATTAGATTAATGAGAATAATCCTTATCACCAACCATATTACAAtcacaaaaatacaaaaaaaataaaataagggtAACTTGATAGTGGAAAATGAGTGGTACAACAAATACCAGAGCAATAGAAATATATCCGCTTAAGAATGATACACtgaaaaataaacacaaccgcACTGAATAAGAATCAAAGTGTGCCGCTTAGAAAAAGGAGAACGAAAGTCGCTCCGCGTCAAAGAATGAGAAAACAATCACGTTGTAGATAAAAGTTGACTACACCTACAATATAGAGGAAGAAAAATCAATTCACAATACAAATGAGTCATACGATAGACCCCAAAATTTGTGGACCATTTTACAATCAATCATAAAATCCACAAAACTCTTATATCATGTTAATAATAAAGGTTCGAAGAGAAAACGAGAAGAGGAGACAAAGAAagataaagagaaagaaaatttcaattccaattatgattttgtcTAATGTATACAAGTAAGATAATCTTGTACTATACACAAGTTTATGTTGCACCATTAGATCAATAAGTTCCATCATATCTCATTTGACTCAATTGTcgttgtaagtcatgagcttccctgatcatgtttttaatttaattcccaaacacacagtacatatgaaatacttgattgatctaatgttttgaattgagaaatatttcaggcaaacaagaagacaccatacacttggaacaatagcttgcaactcaaggaatcaaccaaagttggaggatgcacttgagaaagacgcaaaaatgtatagtgttattaggtgtcatagtaataagtttagtagactaatcactatggtctcacacttaagcctttgtcaatgaatataaatcaatcaaccaataagtcaattgatgaatcgattgataaatcgattgtctgactcagaacaagtgttttcactacatcaatcgattgggcaatcgattaggtaaaatgtttttagtgaaacctgagttctgggataaaaccaatcaattgaacaatcgattgggcaatccaTTGAACAATCAATTTAGcaagtcacagaaacaaccagttatggaatcaatcgattgacaaatcgattgtgaccaagttttaaaatcaggaataagttttgtgatccaacaaatcgattgggacatcaattgatttagttttcttaaactccaagtttgaagcaatcgattaggcaatcggtTGCAGATTAATCATTCATCAGAACAACTTtgatcaaatcgattggcaaatagattttgtcaaaatagctgaggttctgtaacaagcacaatcgattggcaaatcgattgacgtttatgCTTGAGCCACTTTGATCAGACACAagcgattggaaaatcgattgatgcaAAAGTCTGATTCACTGTGATCaccacaatcgattgacgaatcgattgaagctcttttttaagttacagaaaggtttcaactcattgccaaatcgattatgactgtgattgtGAAATCGACTGAGAAattgattgttttgatctcgttgttggaacaaaaaacctataatcgattactcaatcgatttggataaaatcatagtatcagttctgattgatgtattaaaagaatcgattggcaaatcgattcatgcttatattattcaagattcaagaaaaacaagacctgcgaaaatcgattaggcaatcgattaaagcattataaaatcgattgggaaatcgattgtcctggtattctctttgaatatatataagttgattcaatcacttttgaaaataattttacacaaatTTACACAACTTTTGATAATCTTTGACAcaacttttggaaaacttttcacaacctttgaacaaccttgagagaaaagttttacaaccacacaaacattcattgcccaaataccttttgtgtgagaaccaatATAGTGATTGATTCAAAAGTCATGATACTTCTTTAATCCTTtgtaaaatacaattctttGTAACTGAAGATTTAGAAAATCCAGtttagaaactggtggctatctTCGTTGTTGAGAGGACTCATTAAGAAGAAGCCTTACTGTGATCTTAgaagagtttgtagaggaactctgggatacagtggttgccaaatagaatagagagagagttttaagattgatagaccgggagcgctggaacatctgtaaaacactctaagattctattgaaaaggccgaaatcgtttaatttcgggactggacgtaggtcgtctgacagacggctgaaccagtataaaaatcgtgGTGTACTACTCTATATCCCTtatctctctttacttttcatgaTTAATCTTGTATGCGATCTTTAATTTCCGATGTGTATAATCTGTATGAATCTTGCATTGttaatataggaattaaaattgaacacgttggatttgatcttaattctcttattcttaatcaaaagaagtcatatttttccaacaattggcatcaagagcctaacttttttagagaaaaactcataaaagaacATGACTTCTTTAGATTTCCTAGGAGAAGGGGCATCTCTAACCAGACCCCCTGCCTTTAATGGTACATcatacatgtactggaaagagaggatgttCATCTTTCTAGAAGCATGTGGGCTGGACATCTTAGAGGTAGTGGAGAATGGTCCCTACGTACCTAAACTTGCAGGCACTGAGGGATCATCCGTCATCATCAAACCAAGatctgattggtctgatgatgacaaaaagaaagttggttataatgctaaggccaagaatattataacatctgctttgagTACATAGGAATTCTTTagggtgtcaaactgcaaaTCTGCAAATGAAATGTGGGATACtcttcaggaaacacatgaaggcaccacatATGTCAAAAGGGCCAGAACAAATACTCTCATGCATGAGTATGAtttgttcaacatgaagaaggatgaATCAATCAGTGACCTGCAGACAAGGTTTACACACATCATCAACAATATTCATGCCCTAAGAAAAGTTGTAGAaaatgagcaacaaataggaaaagtaatgaggtgcttgacaagagaatgACAGCCCAAGATCACtgccattgctgaatcaaaggacCAGGCAAACATGACTATTGCAACATTATTTGGAAAGTTCAGGGAACATGATATGGAATTGCACAGATTAAATGAGTCATAATAATCTACcaggaaaagcaaaggacttTCACTGAAGGCTCAGACTCACAAAGCaaaatctgaaccagatactgatgattcagaaagtgaatctgatgaagagcctgagataggtatgttggtcagaaaattcaagaaatttctaaaaaagaaaGGAAGTCAGTCAAGAAAACCACAAAATTCAAAGACTAAAGGCTTCAGCAAGAGTGATACCAATGATAGCAAAGTCATaacttgctatgaatgtggtaaaacaggCCACATCAGATCTGAGTGTTATAAactgcaaaacaaaaacaagccTATGAAGACTAAAGGAAACGATCAACAACCTTCAACAAAGAGAGCTTACATTGCCTGGAACGACAATGATGAAGATTCATCTGAAgattcagaagatgaagaagccaacttgtgtctcatggcaaacaCTGACTCAGAATCTGACAGTGAAGTAAGTACAACTTCTAATCCATCATatgatgaactgcatgatgccTTTAATAAACTGCATGCTGAATATGTTAGTGTACTCAAACAATTAATCAGTACTAAGAAActgttagaagaaaaatgcatgTTGTATGATGAAATCAATCTGAAGCatgagtctcttaaagacatcaatgaaaatctgaaaaaggaaaCTCATGAACTGAAATGTGATGTAGCTAAGTTTAGTAGTGGTAAAAACAACTTAGATAGACTTCTTAGAAatcaaagaaatctaaatgttaaatctgGACTTGGCTATAAACAAAACATGCATGTTAAAGGGCATCAGAAGTTTGTTAAATCTAAACAAATGCATGATAACTTTACTAGACCAAATCTGAAATCATCCCCTGCTGTTGTATgtcatttttgttgcaaaaagggACATATGGTTTTCAATTGCAAACTGAAAAAACTtgccaacagaggatggaaacaaatttggaaagttaagaCACAAGCATTTGAAACTAAccccccaggacccaatttgaattgggtacctaaatccaaaacttgaatcattttttgcagatatgcttggCATCCAGGAATCaatcatggtatctagatagtgGATactccaagcatatgactggagacaagtcaatgttcttgtctctgaacttaaaggaagaaggctttgtcaaatatggtgacaataacaaagggaaAATCCTAGGCTTTGGAGACATCGGAAACAAATCATCTACAGTGATTAAAGATGTTCTGTATGTCAAGGATCTAAAGCACAACTTGCTAAGCATCAGCCAGCTGTGTGACAAGGGATTCCAGGTACATTTTANNNNNNNNNNNNNNNNNNNNNNNNNNNNNNNNNNNNNNNNNNNNNNNNNNNNNNNNNNNNNNNNNNNNNNNNNNNNNNNNNNNNNNNNNNNNNNNNNNNNNNNNNNNNNNNNNNNNNNNNNNNNNNNNNNNNNNNNNNNNNNNNNNNNNNNNNNNNNNNNNNNNNNNNNNNNNNNNNNNNNNNNNNNNNNNNNNNNNNNNNNNNNNNNNNNNNNNNNNNNNNNNNNNNNNNNNNNNNNNNNNNNNNNNNNNNNNNNNNNNNNNNNNNNNNNNNNNNNNNNNNNNNNNNNNNNNNNNNNNNNNNNNNNNNNNNNNNNNNNNNNNNNNNNNNNNNNNNNNNNNNNNNNNNNNNNNNNNNNNNNNNNNNNNNNNNNNNNNNNNNNNNNNNNNNNNNNNNNNNNNNNNNNNNNNNNNNNNNNNNNNNNNNNNNNNNNNNNNNNNNNNNNNNNNNNNNNNNNNNNNNNNNNNNNNNNNNNNNNNNNNNNNNNNNNNNNNNNNNNNNNNNNNNNNNNNNNNNNNNNNNNNNNNNNNNNNNNNNNNNNNNNNNNNNNNNNNNNNNNNNNNNNNNNNNNNNNNNNNNNNNNNNNNNNNNNNNNNNNNNNNNNNNNNNNNNNNNNNNNNNNNNNNNNNNNNNNNNNNNNNNNNNNNNNNNNNNNNNNNNNNNNNNNNNNNNNNNNNNNNNNNNNNNNNNNNNNNNNNNNNNNNNNNNNNNNNNNNNNNNNNNNNNNNNNNNNNNNNNNNNNNNNNNNNNNNNNNNNNNNNNNNNNNNNNNNNNNNNNNNNNNNNNNNNNNNNNNNNNNNNNNNNNNNNNNNNNNNNNNNNNNNNNNNNNNNNNNNNNNNNNNNNNNNNNNNNNNNNNNNNNNNNNNNNNNNNNNNNNNNNNNNNNNNNNNNNNNNNNNNNNNNNNNNNNNNNNNNNNNNNNNNNNNNNNNNNNNNNNNNNNNNNNNNNNNNNNNNNNNNNNNNNNNNNNNNNNNNNNNNNNNNNNNNNNNNNNNNNNNNNNNNNNNNNNNNNNNNNNNNNNNNNNNNNNNNNNNNNNNNNNNNNNNNNNNNACTCCTTCTATAGTTGGTAACTCATTGGATGATATTGTAGTATCTGAACCAATAGAACCTAGTGAACTTGTACCTCCAACCAACCTTGACTGTGTAGAACCTATTAGAGAAGATGATTTACCCAAAGAATGGAAGTTTACCAAAAACCATCCCATAGACAACATTATTGGAGAGATTTCAAAAGGAGTTTCAACCAAAAAATCCCTTAGAGAATTTTGCAACCTTACTGCCTTTGTTTCTCaatagaacccaaaaacattaaTGAAGCTCTTATGGACCATGACTGGATAGTAGCCATGCAAGAGGAGCtcaatcagtttgagagaaaccaaGTGTGGACTCTAGTTCCAAGACCAGAGgataaacatgtcataggaactaggtgggtgtttagaaacaaaatggatgagaatggtgttattactaggaataaagctaggttagtggccaagggttacaaccaagaagagggaatagactatgatgaaacctatgccccagtagctagactagaagccattagaatcctgcttgcttatgcatgtataatggactttaaactttatcaaatggatgttaaaagtgcctttttaaatggagacatccaggaggaagtttttgtgagtcaaacacctggttttgaagatcctaagcttccaaatcatgtgtttaaactgacaaaagccctctatggcttgaaacaagctccaagagcttggtatgacaagctgagcaatttcctcttacaagaaaatttttcaaggggaaatgtggataagacacttttcatcaaaagacaaggaaaagacattctattggtccaaatctatgttgatgacataatatttggatcaacaaatgataagctttgtaaatattttgaaaatacaatgaaaggtagatttgaaatgtccatgatgggagaattaacttacttcttgggatttcaaatcaaacaaagcaagaatgacattttcctaagtcaaaccaaatactgcaatgatcttttaaagaaatttggttttgttaagtttaaatccattgatacacctatGAGTCAAGCCTGCTACTTAGATaaagatgagaaaggtaaaacTGTATATATGACTATGTTTAGAAGCTTGATAGGATCCCTACTATACCTaacagctagtagaccagatatcatgtttagtgtgtgcatgtgtgctagataccaagccaatccaaAGGAATCCCACCTTAGTGCAGTCAAgtggatttttagatatctcataggaaccaaaaatctaggtttgtggtatcctaagggatctacttgcactctagttggttattctgattctgattttgctggatgcaaattggacagaaagagtacatctggtacttgtcAACTACTAGGGAACTCTTTTGtctcttggcatagcaagaaacaaacagtgttgcactctcaactgctgaagctgagtaTGTAGCAGCTGGTAGCTGTTGTTCACAGATTCTTTGGATGCAGCAACACCTCTTagattttggtgttgatctaggtaCAATGCCCATTAtttgtgataatactagtgctattaatatcactaagaaccctgtcatgcattctaggactaagcacatagagattaggcatcacttcattagaGACCAATACCAACAGGGCAAGATTAGGCtggaatatgtcaatacaactgagcagttggctgacattttcaccaagaccttgcccaaggacagtttcttctttataagaatgaaacttggtattatggATCTTAATGAAATCTGATCATtatgaccaaatcgattgctaCATCGACTATTCTGTGACCAGATAGGACAATGCTTTACAAattcgattggataatcgatttaTGAAGCACAGTGTTTTAAATTGTCAAAAttggaaacacgataatcgattgcatagtCGATTTGTTTGGTACTTAGTGTTTTATTTCTCTATGTCACTTTCACgggaatcgatttcataatcgattgatCATATCTCAGAAGCTGATTGCTGAAGTTTGTTTTACCTCAATCGATTGGTACATTGATAATATATTTGGAAAttagtttaaagaatcgattggataatcgattgtttgGTCAAGTCATCTAcaaatttgagaattttttcaGACTCAAACCCaagcatcgattgggaaatcgattggatcaaCTTTGTTTTGGACATGAACTTatgacaatcgatttgggaatcgatgttgaatttttgaagttttctgaaCATAggagacaatcgatttggacatcgatttagtaaagaaggataaggtacaaaatcgatttggaaatcgattgacaatatatccgttgagaaaaattatagccgttggaagtGGGTGTAACAGATACTTTTTTGAACAAcgtt from Cicer arietinum cultivar CDC Frontier isolate Library 1 chromosome 3, Cicar.CDCFrontier_v2.0, whole genome shotgun sequence encodes:
- the LOC105851417 gene encoding zinc finger BED domain-containing protein RICESLEEPER 2-like; amino-acid sequence: MGDDVLASETAEHMVSTPPPAISNTTNVLPLRTRSRRNRSDAWNHFTAEPDSTKKAKCNYCGSLIKYDKGTSAMRAHYTRCKDNPKKDVNKRQKSVSSSTENLEGHICTSPTTPKFDSEAIHNEMVKMFVALEIPFERVDHAAFHNFMSVVQQGFKVPSSIALTHDVLSLWETEKTRLKKFLSQQCQRVCLTIDTWTSSQNLCYMCLTVHFIDNEWKMHKKVLNFSQVTSHSGETMAKTMEQCLNGWGLNRVLSLTVDNASFSDVEILHLKNKLVSWNSLVLNGDFIHMHCCPHVLNLIVEEVLEEIGDSIMRIRAAVWYIRSSPLRFSRFKACVEQQNIECKGFVCLDFETRWNTIYLMLEDALKHQKTFEKLETKDHQYVDELTKEKGVPTCEDWEIVRSILPFLKLFYDATLRISSSTCVTSNMYMFEVLGIGMTIKQMCNSRDERIRLMAKNMKKKYDKYWGNPNNLNMLLLIALVLDPRHKVKFVNWCANQNYNGEEATYLVDKLKSCLNSLFEEYNGGLEVSHTNSKEGGYNDPYGFNKFYQSSECNKFESELTKYLDEALESRGDLDVLNWWKLNSSRFPIVANIARDVLAIPVSTVTSESVFSVGGRVLDSYRSSLPSTTLEALICTQDWLMETSSPLLTNVDFEKIEQEPISSNDVAGLDDD